From a single Saimiri boliviensis isolate mSaiBol1 chromosome 15, mSaiBol1.pri, whole genome shotgun sequence genomic region:
- the PLAG1 gene encoding zinc finger protein PLAG1 isoform X1, which produces MATVIPGDLSEVRDTQKVPSGKRKRGETKPRKNFPCQLCDKAFNSVEKLKVHSYSHTGERPYKCTQQDCTKAFVSKYKLQRHMATHSPEKTHKCNYCEKMFHRKDHLKNHLHTHDPNKETFKCEECGKNYNTKLGFKRHLALHAATSGDLTCKVCLQTFESTGVLLEHLKSHAGKSSGGVKEKKHQCEHCDRRFYTRKDVRRHMVVHTGRKDFLCQYCAQRFGRKDHLTRHMKKSHNQELLKVKTEPVDFLDPFTCNVSVPIKDELLPVMSLPSSELLSKPFTNTLQLNLYNTPFQSMQSSGSAHQMITTLPLGMTCPIDMDTVHPSHHLSFKYPFSSTSYAISIPEKEQPLKGEIESYLMELQGGVPSSSQDSQASSSSKLGLDPQVGSLDDGAGDLSLSKSSISISDPLNTPALDFSQLFNFIPLNGPPYNPISVGSLGMSYSQEEAHASVSQLPPQTQDLQDPANTIGLGSLHSLSAAFTSSLSTSTTLPRFHQAFQ; this is translated from the exons AtggccactgtcattcctggtgATTTGTCAGAAGTAAGAGATACCCAGAAAGTCCCTTCAGGGAAACGTAAGCGTGGTGAAACCAAACCAAGAAAAAACTTTCCTTGCCAACTGTGTGACAAGGCCTTTAACAGTGTTGAGAAATTAAAGGTTCACTCCTACTCTCACACAGGAGAGAGGCCCTACAAGTGCACACAACAAGACTGCACCAAGGCCTTTGTTTCTAAGTACAAATTACAAAG GCACATGGCTACTCACTCTCCTGAGAAAACCCACAAGTGTAATTATTGTGAGAAAATGTTTCACCGGAAAGATCATCTGAAGAATCACCTCCATACACACGACCCTAACAAAGAGACGTTTAAGTGCGAAGAATGTGGCAAGAACTACAATACCAAGCTTGGGTTTAAACGTCACTTGGCCTTGCATGCCGCCACGAGTGGTGACCTCACCTGCAAGGTATGTTTGCAAACTTTTGAAAGCACGGGAGTGCTTCTGGAGCACCTTAAATCCCATGCAGGCAAGTCGTCTGGTggggttaaagaaaaaaagcaccagTGCGAGCATTGTGATCGCCGATTCTACACCCGAAAGGATGTGCGGAGacacatggtggtgcacactggaAGAAAGGACTTCCTCTGTCAGTATTGTGCACAGAGATTTGGACGCAAGGATCACCTGACTCGACATATGAAGAAGAGTCACAATCAAGAGCTTCTGAAGGTCAAAACAGAACCAGTGGATTTCCTTGACCCATTTACCTGCAATGTATCTGTGCCTATAAAAGACGAGCTCCTTCCGGTGATGTCCTTACCTTCCAGTGAACTGTTATCAAAGCCATTCACAAACACTTTGCAGTTAAACCTCTACAACACTCCGTTTCAGTCCATGCAGAGCTCGGGATCTGCCCACCAAATGATCACAACTTTACCTTTGGGAATGACATGCCCGATAGATATGGACACTGTTCATCCCTCTCACCACCTTTCTTTCAAATATCCGTTCAGTTCTACCTCATACGCAATTTCTATTCCTGAAAAAGAACAGCCATTAAAGGGGGAAATTGAGAGTTATCTGATGGAGTTACAAGGTGGTGTGCCCTCTTCATCCCAAGATTCTCaagcatcatcatcatctaaGCTAGGGTTGGATCCTCAGGTTGGGTCCCTAGATGATGGTGCAGGGGACCTCTCCCTATCCAAAAGCTCTATCTCCATCAGTGACCCCCTAAACACACCAGCATTGGATTTTTCTCAGTTGTTTAATTTCATACCTTTAAATGGTCCTCCCTATAATCCTATATCAGTGGGGAGCCTTGGAATGAGCTATTCCCAGGAAGAAGCACATGCTTCTGTTTCCCAGCTCCCCCCACAAACACAGGATCTTCAGGATCCTGCGAACACTATAGGGCTTGGGTCTCTGCACTCACTGTCAGCAGCTTTCACCAGCAGTTTAAGCACAAGCACCACGCTCCCGCGTTTCCATCAAGCTTTTCAGTAG
- the PLAG1 gene encoding zinc finger protein PLAG1 isoform X2 → MATHSPEKTHKCNYCEKMFHRKDHLKNHLHTHDPNKETFKCEECGKNYNTKLGFKRHLALHAATSGDLTCKVCLQTFESTGVLLEHLKSHAGKSSGGVKEKKHQCEHCDRRFYTRKDVRRHMVVHTGRKDFLCQYCAQRFGRKDHLTRHMKKSHNQELLKVKTEPVDFLDPFTCNVSVPIKDELLPVMSLPSSELLSKPFTNTLQLNLYNTPFQSMQSSGSAHQMITTLPLGMTCPIDMDTVHPSHHLSFKYPFSSTSYAISIPEKEQPLKGEIESYLMELQGGVPSSSQDSQASSSSKLGLDPQVGSLDDGAGDLSLSKSSISISDPLNTPALDFSQLFNFIPLNGPPYNPISVGSLGMSYSQEEAHASVSQLPPQTQDLQDPANTIGLGSLHSLSAAFTSSLSTSTTLPRFHQAFQ, encoded by the coding sequence ATGGCTACTCACTCTCCTGAGAAAACCCACAAGTGTAATTATTGTGAGAAAATGTTTCACCGGAAAGATCATCTGAAGAATCACCTCCATACACACGACCCTAACAAAGAGACGTTTAAGTGCGAAGAATGTGGCAAGAACTACAATACCAAGCTTGGGTTTAAACGTCACTTGGCCTTGCATGCCGCCACGAGTGGTGACCTCACCTGCAAGGTATGTTTGCAAACTTTTGAAAGCACGGGAGTGCTTCTGGAGCACCTTAAATCCCATGCAGGCAAGTCGTCTGGTggggttaaagaaaaaaagcaccagTGCGAGCATTGTGATCGCCGATTCTACACCCGAAAGGATGTGCGGAGacacatggtggtgcacactggaAGAAAGGACTTCCTCTGTCAGTATTGTGCACAGAGATTTGGACGCAAGGATCACCTGACTCGACATATGAAGAAGAGTCACAATCAAGAGCTTCTGAAGGTCAAAACAGAACCAGTGGATTTCCTTGACCCATTTACCTGCAATGTATCTGTGCCTATAAAAGACGAGCTCCTTCCGGTGATGTCCTTACCTTCCAGTGAACTGTTATCAAAGCCATTCACAAACACTTTGCAGTTAAACCTCTACAACACTCCGTTTCAGTCCATGCAGAGCTCGGGATCTGCCCACCAAATGATCACAACTTTACCTTTGGGAATGACATGCCCGATAGATATGGACACTGTTCATCCCTCTCACCACCTTTCTTTCAAATATCCGTTCAGTTCTACCTCATACGCAATTTCTATTCCTGAAAAAGAACAGCCATTAAAGGGGGAAATTGAGAGTTATCTGATGGAGTTACAAGGTGGTGTGCCCTCTTCATCCCAAGATTCTCaagcatcatcatcatctaaGCTAGGGTTGGATCCTCAGGTTGGGTCCCTAGATGATGGTGCAGGGGACCTCTCCCTATCCAAAAGCTCTATCTCCATCAGTGACCCCCTAAACACACCAGCATTGGATTTTTCTCAGTTGTTTAATTTCATACCTTTAAATGGTCCTCCCTATAATCCTATATCAGTGGGGAGCCTTGGAATGAGCTATTCCCAGGAAGAAGCACATGCTTCTGTTTCCCAGCTCCCCCCACAAACACAGGATCTTCAGGATCCTGCGAACACTATAGGGCTTGGGTCTCTGCACTCACTGTCAGCAGCTTTCACCAGCAGTTTAAGCACAAGCACCACGCTCCCGCGTTTCCATCAAGCTTTTCAGTAG